Proteins encoded in a region of the Mucilaginibacter sabulilitoris genome:
- a CDS encoding nitroreductase family protein produces the protein MTNAVIDTILSRSAAKYYDPAATLSDDEISELVRIGTSAPTSFHLQNWRFIAVRSHEAKSKLSPIAWHQPAITEASVTFIVVGQLADSSVIPERLAPLVAAGVMPAAMVPDWEIPARDLYMDYPQRQRDEAVRTASFGAAAMMYAARSLDLGSTPMIGFDAEDVAREFGLAENEIPVLLLSIGKVRSGNWKQKPRRPVTEVLDFV, from the coding sequence ATGACCAACGCTGTCATTGACACGATCCTTAGCCGTAGCGCCGCCAAGTACTACGATCCGGCCGCTACCCTGAGCGATGACGAAATCAGTGAACTGGTGCGAATTGGCACCAGCGCACCCACATCTTTCCACCTACAGAACTGGCGCTTCATTGCCGTACGCTCGCATGAAGCGAAATCCAAACTTAGTCCGATCGCCTGGCATCAGCCTGCGATCACCGAGGCATCTGTTACTTTCATTGTTGTAGGCCAGTTAGCCGATTCCAGCGTTATACCCGAGCGTCTGGCTCCTTTGGTAGCTGCTGGCGTTATGCCGGCGGCGATGGTGCCGGATTGGGAAATCCCTGCACGCGATCTGTACATGGATTACCCGCAGCGTCAGCGCGATGAAGCTGTACGCACCGCCAGCTTCGGTGCCGCAGCGATGATGTACGCCGCCCGCTCACTTGACCTGGGTTCGACGCCGATGATCGGCTTTGATGCCGAAGATGTTGCCCGTGAGTTCGGCCTGGCTGAAAACGAAATACCGGTCTTGCTTTTATCTATAGGCAAAGTACGCTCTGGGAACTGGAAGCAGAAGCCTCGTCGTCCGGTTACTGAAGTACTGGATTTTGTATAA
- a CDS encoding ArsR/SmtB family transcription factor, whose translation MNSNLAFNALGDPTRRSIFEKLQHGPLSVVHIAEGMSVSRPAVSQHLKVLKEAKLISLKTVGNNNIYELNREGIIAMRNYLDKFWDDALANFKALAEQTEKAKNNGNH comes from the coding sequence ATGAACAGTAACCTGGCATTTAACGCATTAGGCGACCCGACCCGCCGCTCCATCTTTGAGAAATTACAGCATGGCCCTTTATCCGTAGTGCACATCGCCGAAGGGATGAGCGTCAGCCGCCCGGCCGTATCGCAACATTTAAAAGTGCTCAAGGAAGCGAAGCTGATCAGTCTGAAAACCGTCGGCAACAATAACATTTATGAATTGAACCGTGAAGGAATCATTGCGATGAGAAACTACTTAGACAAATTTTGGGACGATGCTTTGGCGAACTTCAAAGCACTGGCTGAACAAACCGAAAAAGCAAAAAATAATGGAAACCATTGA
- a CDS encoding carboxymuconolactone decarboxylase family protein, giving the protein MPRIEALKPEQVPADSKPTLDAFTKNIGFTPNMMATFAASPIAFNAWTALFSVMTKALDVKTRDSIGLAVSEVNGCNYCLTVHSYTAKHMAKLEADEIILARMGNATDPKRDAAVQFAKKVIETRGKVSDADFAAVRDAGYTDANIMEIVGLVAMYSLTNFINNVSDPEKDFPPVLPAGSISL; this is encoded by the coding sequence ATGCCTAGAATTGAAGCCCTTAAGCCGGAGCAGGTGCCGGCTGATTCAAAACCGACCCTTGATGCGTTCACCAAGAACATCGGGTTCACTCCAAATATGATGGCAACCTTCGCCGCGAGCCCAATCGCGTTCAACGCATGGACTGCCCTTTTCAGCGTCATGACCAAAGCGCTCGATGTGAAGACACGCGATAGCATCGGCCTCGCCGTCTCAGAAGTGAATGGCTGCAACTACTGCCTGACCGTTCATAGCTATACCGCTAAGCATATGGCTAAGCTTGAGGCCGATGAGATCATTCTCGCCCGTATGGGCAACGCAACTGACCCTAAGCGTGATGCAGCCGTTCAGTTTGCGAAAAAAGTGATCGAGACCCGAGGCAAGGTTAGCGATGCCGATTTTGCCGCAGTACGGGATGCCGGCTACACAGATGCAAATATCATGGAGATCGTTGGCCTTGTGGCGATGTACTCCCTGACGAATTTTATCAATAACGTGTCTGATCCTGAAAAGGATTTTCCGCCGGTATTGCCTGCTGGCTCGATCTCACTATAG
- a CDS encoding RNA polymerase sigma factor, with protein sequence MKVLFNEPELINRIAIGDREAFTQFYTAYLKNIYKYIYSICYVKETSEEIVQELFLKVWENRENLVKVKSVKAYLYQSAKHLLFDYIRRLQVESKALDIIELNALMGENYTDNHFIYSEYYQMAQQAIDLLPEKRKQIFKLRLNDELTLDEIALKLHISKSVVKKQLYAGVSFVRKYLYKHGEIVAILLYLTISSR encoded by the coding sequence ATGAAAGTGCTTTTTAATGAACCCGAATTAATTAATCGCATCGCCATTGGCGACAGAGAAGCATTTACACAATTTTACACGGCATACCTTAAGAACATTTATAAATACATATATAGCATTTGCTATGTAAAAGAAACCAGCGAGGAAATTGTACAGGAACTTTTTTTAAAAGTTTGGGAAAATCGCGAAAACCTGGTTAAAGTGAAATCTGTAAAAGCTTATTTATACCAATCGGCAAAGCATCTCTTGTTTGATTATATCCGCCGTTTGCAGGTGGAAAGTAAAGCGTTGGATATAATAGAATTAAATGCTTTGATGGGAGAAAATTATACCGACAATCACTTTATCTATAGCGAATATTATCAAATGGCTCAGCAAGCCATAGATCTGTTACCCGAAAAACGCAAACAAATATTTAAACTGCGTTTAAATGACGAACTTACGCTCGATGAGATTGCTTTAAAACTCCACATCTCCAAATCGGTAGTAAAAAAACAATTATATGCCGGTGTTAGCTTTGTGCGCAAATACCTTTATAAACACGGCGAAATAGTAGCAATATTACTGTACCTTACAATTTCTTCACGGTAA
- a CDS encoding family 16 glycoside hydrolase translates to MFSSNFPLLRGAIISIWLLSSCCRLFAQNTNFENYGLKPVSVKMSVTSIGGRKAVNVSRDTTIKGADIPTFVRLSNTGDFRNGTIEVKLLSRLLPAAEGYARGFIGLAFRISQDNSRFESIYIRPTNGRAEDQLRRNHSTQYFSYPDHKFDRLRKEAAGQYESYADMGLNEWIKMKIVVRDAQAKLYLNDQPQPVLIVNDLKLGASNSGAIGLWVDAGTDAFFRDIKVVKEK, encoded by the coding sequence ATGTTTTCATCAAATTTCCCCCTCTTACGCGGCGCGATCATCAGTATATGGTTATTATCTTCTTGCTGCCGCTTATTCGCGCAGAATACCAATTTTGAAAATTATGGCCTGAAACCCGTATCGGTGAAGATGTCGGTCACCAGCATCGGCGGCAGAAAAGCGGTGAACGTAAGCAGGGACACCACGATCAAAGGCGCTGACATTCCCACGTTCGTACGGCTGAGCAACACCGGTGATTTCCGCAACGGGACCATTGAGGTCAAGCTGTTGAGCCGGCTGCTGCCCGCCGCGGAGGGTTATGCAAGGGGCTTTATCGGGTTAGCCTTCCGGATCAGCCAGGACAACAGCCGGTTTGAATCCATTTATATCAGGCCTACCAACGGAAGGGCGGAGGACCAACTTCGCAGGAACCATTCCACGCAATATTTCTCTTATCCTGATCATAAGTTCGACAGGCTTCGAAAAGAAGCTGCGGGACAATATGAATCCTATGCCGACATGGGGCTTAACGAGTGGATCAAAATGAAGATCGTGGTCAGGGATGCCCAGGCTAAACTTTACCTGAACGATCAACCGCAGCCCGTCCTGATCGTTAACGACCTGAAGTTGGGTGCATCCAACAGCGGCGCTATCGGCCTTTGGGTGGATGCCGGCACGGATGCTTTTTTCCGGGATATCAAAGTGGTGAAAGAAAAATAG
- a CDS encoding ABC transporter permease produces MNSYTFHITVYDLFFFGMIFIGLNFAVLLAFVKSVNRAANRFLALALLTMILWMMQVLAIDIRLETYLPGWDRLPMQFLLALGPLIYFYVLKITRPAYQFRWKDLLHFIPLLLEQGALALEAREVTRTGVATYTTLIFQQLNPVLQLLIFISIITYLYRSHKLIEHFYRRLQPVLMDRSRLEFRWLRRLLAATALLWLLWISFAVVDYLGYRSQLGVHVYYPFYIFFAVIIIWTAAAAFLRPHAGWMVQPPAAPKPPLTTEQREKGSWLKKAMQANRYYRDPELSVSSLADELDIPPHELSRIINTALKKNFNDFINEYRIREVILKIQDPAYDHITLLGIAYESGFNSKTTFNRTFRQMTGKNPAEYKRGLKKERPFSNLGRHPRFAAVISNQETTHKWLEEQSNRNYMFRNYLKTAWRNLVKHRFFSFISITGLAIGLCACILIIQYVSTELNVDRFHKNLDNLYRVVDDRYQQGSLVQHSAMTYSGIGRAMKQDLPEVEAYCRVTPYRVEVISWSDKKIADQRAIAVDASFLSMFTYPLLAGDQKTALLEPNSIIISEKMAREQLGVKEPRSLLGQVMVFDTDSLPYKITGICKDVPDRSQLHFDLLISYNSLYSNNGNNRYTVADYDFTQPSFWQYIQLRKGADPQTVERKFAALNTRYFPKAAAAGTRDVFYLQPLRKAYLYSDFEYEIGRTGSYRIVWSLLVIAFFILVLAWVNYINLATARSLERAKEVGIRKVTGASRMQLIKQFLTEALLVNLVAIIIAVFFAWLLQSEFNQLVNRNLSMAMLFSKQAAITILFALFTVAGIFFSGFYPAFILSGYNPLKVLRGTFAHSVTGVFLRKSLVTAQFAISILLIIGSLVIYRQLRFMTGQYMGYNMDQMMVLRKPVLSNPGAAFMNNVHEFIQAAQQLAYVKGAAASGRIPGQELDKISDVDRTDIPIKSKSTMATMGVDTHFINLYQMKLLAGRNFSPLDYHEDLTKVHNFIINVTALRQLHFQSPQEAIGKSVMASGRTWYIIGVVADFHQQSLRAGIEPVLLLPTLPGHFTQFSVKVDPQHMATVIKDIRKLYDRYFPENVFDYYFLDEKFNRQYSNDYLFGKVFGLFAALAILIACLGLSGLSLLTAMQRTKEVGIRKVLGASVPGIVLLLSKDFIRLVLLAIIIASPVAWYIMHVWLQDFAYRVHISWWIFASAGLLSLIIALLVIGFQTVRTAVANPAKSLRTE; encoded by the coding sequence TTGAATTCATATACATTCCATATCACCGTTTACGATCTGTTCTTTTTCGGAATGATATTCATCGGGCTTAATTTTGCCGTGTTATTAGCATTCGTCAAAAGTGTCAATCGTGCCGCAAACCGGTTTCTCGCGTTGGCGCTGCTCACCATGATCTTATGGATGATGCAGGTATTGGCCATTGACATCCGGCTGGAAACTTACCTGCCCGGCTGGGACCGGCTGCCAATGCAGTTCTTGCTGGCACTTGGGCCCCTGATCTATTTTTATGTCCTGAAAATAACGCGGCCGGCATATCAATTCAGGTGGAAGGACCTGCTGCATTTTATCCCGCTGCTGCTCGAACAGGGCGCCCTGGCATTGGAGGCCAGAGAAGTTACCCGAACAGGCGTGGCAACTTATACTACGCTGATCTTTCAGCAGTTGAACCCGGTATTACAACTGCTCATATTCATTTCGATCATCACCTACCTGTACCGATCTCATAAGCTCATCGAACACTTTTACCGCCGGTTGCAGCCTGTGCTGATGGACCGGTCCCGTCTTGAATTCAGGTGGCTGCGCCGCTTGCTGGCGGCTACTGCTTTGTTGTGGCTACTATGGATAAGTTTTGCCGTGGTTGATTATCTTGGTTATCGCAGTCAATTGGGTGTACATGTTTATTATCCCTTTTATATCTTTTTCGCTGTGATCATTATATGGACTGCAGCGGCAGCCTTTTTACGGCCGCATGCCGGATGGATGGTCCAACCGCCTGCTGCGCCTAAACCACCGCTCACGACGGAACAGAGGGAAAAAGGTAGCTGGCTCAAAAAAGCAATGCAGGCCAACCGGTATTACCGAGACCCGGAACTCAGCGTTAGCTCATTGGCTGATGAACTGGATATCCCGCCCCACGAATTATCCAGGATCATTAACACAGCGCTCAAAAAAAATTTCAATGACTTTATCAATGAATACCGCATTAGGGAGGTCATCTTAAAGATACAGGACCCGGCTTATGATCATATCACGCTCCTGGGCATCGCCTACGAATCGGGCTTCAATTCGAAAACGACCTTTAACCGTACTTTCCGGCAAATGACAGGGAAAAATCCAGCAGAATATAAAAGGGGGCTAAAAAAAGAGCGACCATTTTCTAATTTGGGGCGTCATCCCCGGTTTGCAGCGGTAATTTCGAACCAGGAAACCACGCATAAGTGGTTGGAAGAGCAATCAAACCGCAATTATATGTTTCGGAATTATTTAAAAACCGCCTGGCGCAACCTGGTCAAACACCGGTTCTTTTCATTTATTTCTATTACCGGGCTTGCTATCGGGCTATGCGCCTGTATCCTGATCATTCAATATGTGAGCACGGAGCTCAATGTTGACCGTTTTCACAAAAATCTGGATAACCTGTACCGGGTGGTGGACGACCGTTACCAGCAGGGTTCACTGGTACAGCACAGCGCCATGACTTATTCCGGAATTGGGAGGGCCATGAAACAGGACCTACCCGAAGTGGAAGCTTATTGCCGCGTGACCCCTTACCGGGTAGAGGTTATTTCCTGGTCGGATAAAAAAATAGCCGATCAGCGCGCCATTGCGGTGGATGCGTCCTTTCTTTCCATGTTTACCTACCCACTGCTGGCAGGTGACCAAAAGACCGCTTTACTGGAACCCAACAGCATAATCATTTCGGAAAAAATGGCCAGGGAGCAATTGGGCGTAAAAGAACCGCGATCATTGCTTGGACAGGTAATGGTATTCGATACGGATTCCCTCCCTTATAAAATAACAGGTATATGTAAGGATGTACCAGATCGTTCACAGCTGCATTTCGATCTTCTGATCTCTTACAATTCACTCTACAGCAACAATGGCAACAACAGGTACACAGTGGCCGATTATGATTTTACGCAACCTTCTTTCTGGCAATATATCCAGTTGAGGAAAGGCGCCGATCCACAAACGGTCGAACGGAAATTTGCCGCATTGAACACCAGATATTTTCCCAAAGCCGCGGCTGCCGGCACAAGGGATGTGTTTTACCTGCAGCCTTTAAGAAAAGCCTATCTCTATTCCGACTTTGAATATGAGATCGGTAGAACGGGCAGTTACCGCATTGTATGGAGCCTGCTGGTGATCGCTTTTTTTATACTGGTCCTGGCCTGGGTGAACTATATCAATTTAGCCACCGCCCGGTCGCTGGAAAGGGCAAAAGAAGTAGGCATCAGAAAAGTTACGGGCGCATCAAGGATGCAACTGATCAAGCAGTTTCTCACCGAGGCGCTGTTAGTTAACCTGGTGGCCATCATCATAGCGGTTTTCTTTGCATGGTTACTGCAAAGTGAATTTAATCAACTCGTCAATCGCAACCTTTCGATGGCTATGCTGTTCTCAAAGCAGGCAGCGATTACCATCCTGTTCGCCTTATTTACGGTCGCCGGCATTTTCTTTTCCGGTTTCTACCCGGCATTCATACTCTCCGGTTACAATCCCCTGAAAGTCCTGCGGGGAACGTTTGCACATTCTGTAACCGGTGTGTTCTTGAGGAAAAGCCTGGTTACTGCGCAATTCGCCATCAGCATACTGCTGATCATCGGCTCTTTGGTGATATACAGGCAACTCCGGTTTATGACCGGCCAATACATGGGCTACAATATGGACCAGATGATGGTGCTGCGTAAGCCGGTACTGAGTAATCCGGGCGCTGCATTCATGAACAACGTGCATGAATTTATCCAGGCAGCACAGCAGTTGGCCTACGTAAAAGGCGCCGCGGCTTCGGGCCGGATACCGGGGCAGGAACTGGACAAGATCAGCGACGTGGACCGCACGGATATTCCAATAAAAAGCAAATCGACCATGGCGACCATGGGTGTGGATACGCATTTCATCAACCTGTACCAAATGAAATTGCTGGCGGGCAGGAACTTTTCTCCATTGGATTACCATGAAGACCTCACCAAAGTGCACAACTTTATCATCAACGTAACCGCATTGCGACAACTGCATTTTCAATCGCCGCAGGAAGCCATCGGTAAATCTGTAATGGCATCGGGCCGCACCTGGTATATCATTGGCGTGGTGGCTGATTTTCATCAGCAATCCTTGAGGGCCGGGATCGAACCGGTGTTGCTGTTGCCGACGCTGCCGGGTCACTTCACCCAGTTCTCTGTAAAAGTGGACCCGCAACATATGGCTACGGTTATTAAAGACATCCGGAAACTATATGACCGCTATTTCCCGGAGAATGTTTTTGATTACTATTTCCTTGACGAAAAGTTCAACAGACAATACAGTAACGATTACCTGTTCGGCAAAGTATTCGGCCTGTTCGCGGCGTTGGCTATATTGATCGCCTGCCTGGGTTTATCCGGGTTATCGTTACTCACTGCGATGCAGCGTACCAAGGAGGTCGGCATACGAAAAGTGCTGGGCGCTTCCGTACCAGGTATCGTGTTGCTGCTTTCGAAAGATTTTATCAGGCTGGTACTGCTCGCGATCATTATCGCTTCACCTGTTGCCTGGTATATCATGCATGTCTGGCTGCAGGATTTTGCTTATCGTGTCCATATCAGCTGGTGGATATTTGCATCAGCAGGTTTGCTATCACTGATTATTGCATTGCTGGTGATTGGTTTCCAAACGGTGCGCACGGCGGTTGCCAATCCCGCAAAGAGTCTCAGGACCGAATAA
- a CDS encoding NADP-dependent oxidoreductase encodes MKAIVVTDQDAGLAGMKLVELPEPPAAINDVIVQVYAASITGDELSWPSTWTDRADISRTPSVPGHELAGVVTSLGYGTTGLSVGQRVFGLQDWYRNGSLAEYVAIEARNLAPLPDDVDFNDGTALVMPGLTAWQALFDHGQLQSGQRVLVHGAAGIVGSMAVQLAREAGAYVIGTGRAAHRDAALGFGANEFVDLDDDALENIGQVDLVFDVLGGDIAKRSLGVIRPGGRFVSITGWNEEQAHGVLNIDFVVEADRAQLNEIVQRFRDGRLKTNTGNIVTLDNAVATYNSTDRAKGKIIVRVRQ; translated from the coding sequence ATGAAAGCAATTGTTGTAACAGACCAGGACGCGGGATTAGCCGGAATGAAACTGGTAGAGTTGCCCGAGCCGCCGGCAGCGATAAATGATGTCATCGTTCAGGTTTATGCGGCCAGTATTACCGGGGACGAATTGTCATGGCCATCCACCTGGACAGACCGTGCCGACATTAGCCGGACGCCATCGGTCCCCGGCCACGAACTGGCCGGAGTGGTAACATCACTTGGCTATGGCACGACAGGATTGTCGGTGGGACAACGGGTGTTCGGTCTTCAGGATTGGTATCGCAACGGCTCGCTGGCAGAGTACGTGGCCATCGAGGCGCGCAACCTGGCGCCGCTGCCGGACGATGTTGACTTCAATGACGGAACTGCGCTCGTGATGCCTGGCTTAACGGCGTGGCAGGCACTTTTCGATCACGGACAGCTTCAGTCAGGGCAAAGAGTCCTCGTACATGGGGCGGCGGGTATCGTCGGTTCGATGGCTGTCCAGTTGGCGCGTGAGGCGGGTGCGTACGTCATCGGCACCGGTCGGGCTGCTCACCGTGACGCAGCGCTCGGTTTCGGCGCAAACGAGTTCGTTGATCTCGATGACGATGCTTTAGAAAATATCGGCCAGGTCGATCTGGTTTTTGATGTTCTCGGCGGCGACATCGCGAAGCGTTCCCTGGGTGTAATTCGTCCCGGCGGAAGGTTTGTGTCCATTACCGGCTGGAATGAAGAACAAGCCCACGGGGTTTTGAATATTGATTTCGTCGTAGAAGCGGATCGCGCTCAACTGAATGAGATCGTGCAGCGGTTTCGTGACGGGCGTTTGAAAACGAACACCGGTAACATTGTTACGCTTGACAACGCGGTCGCCACCTATAACTCAACCGACCGGGCTAAGGGCAAAATAATTGTCCGCGTTCGCCAATAA
- a CDS encoding DUF3606 domain-containing protein, with product MEHLSVSDQPHEIKYEAHKEGVSKQEIKDAKKSTGNQRKDIEKKVK from the coding sequence GTGGAACACCTTTCCGTATCGGATCAGCCCCACGAAATCAAATACGAAGCGCATAAAGAAGGCGTTAGCAAGCAGGAAATCAAAGACGCAAAGAAGTCAACCGGCAACCAGCGTAAGGATATCGAAAAGAAAGTCAAATAA
- a CDS encoding FecR family protein: protein MSQSIPDQFFEKLKNQQQSESDHLQLTEWFRTASEAEIEEVLNKYSWYFQNEPDERYPENGYLANLIESKLNEAEGSSESNKKLPKQKNSWPFIKKIAAMAAMLCALGLFYYFFKDKKTPEFSAHVTHAAKIVPGGNKAMLTLGNGKVIVLDSAHNGMLASQGGVHVYKSKNGRLVYDVSKYNAQPTDELTYNTISTPRGGQYQVVLPDGSKVWLNAQSSLKFPARFTDKQRSVTLEGEAYFEVAKDKMHPFKVSVNNTEVVVLGTHFNIMGYNDEDATTTTLLEGSVKIIKGNTQQMIVPGQQAMVKQDITVKNVNVNEAVEWKNGNFNFAHEKLQSIMRKIARWYDVDVDYEGKTTSATFVGTIPRSQNITEVLKYLELTGLVHFKITERRITAMP, encoded by the coding sequence ATGAGCCAATCAATACCTGATCAATTTTTCGAGAAACTTAAAAATCAGCAACAAAGCGAAAGCGATCATCTGCAGCTTACAGAATGGTTTAGAACCGCTTCGGAAGCTGAAATTGAGGAGGTTTTGAACAAATATAGCTGGTATTTTCAAAACGAACCGGATGAACGCTATCCCGAAAACGGATATCTGGCTAACCTGATTGAGAGTAAGCTCAATGAAGCTGAAGGCTCGTCGGAATCAAACAAAAAACTTCCAAAACAAAAAAACTCGTGGCCTTTTATAAAAAAAATAGCCGCTATGGCAGCTATGTTGTGTGCTTTGGGCCTGTTTTATTATTTTTTTAAAGACAAAAAAACGCCTGAGTTTTCGGCTCACGTTACTCACGCGGCAAAAATAGTTCCGGGTGGCAATAAAGCCATGCTTACGCTGGGCAATGGAAAGGTGATTGTTCTTGATTCAGCTCACAATGGTATGCTGGCCAGCCAGGGCGGCGTACATGTTTATAAATCAAAAAATGGCCGGCTTGTTTATGATGTTTCAAAATACAATGCTCAGCCAACCGATGAACTGACTTATAACACCATAAGCACGCCGCGTGGTGGCCAATATCAGGTTGTGCTGCCTGATGGTAGTAAGGTATGGCTTAACGCGCAATCTTCACTGAAATTTCCGGCCCGTTTTACCGATAAACAACGGAGTGTGACGCTGGAAGGGGAAGCATATTTTGAAGTAGCTAAGGACAAAATGCACCCATTTAAGGTAAGCGTAAATAACACGGAGGTAGTGGTACTTGGCACCCATTTTAACATTATGGGATACAACGACGAGGATGCGACTACAACCACGCTGCTTGAGGGATCTGTTAAAATTATAAAAGGCAATACACAACAGATGATTGTGCCTGGCCAGCAGGCTATGGTAAAACAAGATATCACAGTGAAAAATGTGAATGTAAATGAGGCTGTTGAATGGAAGAACGGCAACTTCAATTTTGCTCATGAAAAGCTGCAAAGCATTATGCGCAAAATAGCCCGGTGGTATGATGTGGATGTTGATTATGAGGGCAAAACTACATCGGCAACCTTTGTGGGTACCATACCCCGTTCGCAAAACATCACCGAAGTTTTAAAATACCTTGAATTAACCGGATTAGTACACTTTAAAATTACAGAAAGGAGAATTACCGCCATGCCTTAA
- a CDS encoding SRPBCC family protein: MLWRTSKHWLNKPKKQKIMETIELNTIRKEIRVTASQQTAFEVFVNQMGLWWPASGHNDDCPMVKVGLEAKAGGRWIGYNSDGKERDLGKVLIYEPYTLFALDWQTDANFQYNPELHSEVRVEFIPEGPKSTRVTLTHKDLNVLGDLQNAADINEGWSDVLAVYQQFATNYTTRIQVNANPQEAEKAISQVAGWWAKNFEGSAAKLRDQFTVRFGETFVDFEIADLIPGDTIVWEVKDCFLHWQADKTEWNGTRVVWELIPENNGTKIIMTHIGLTPEVECYENCRTGWTEHINQSMHNFINTGKGEPQ, translated from the coding sequence ATGCTTTGGCGAACTTCAAAGCACTGGCTGAACAAACCGAAAAAGCAAAAAATAATGGAAACCATTGAATTAAACACCATCAGAAAAGAAATTAGGGTAACGGCCTCGCAGCAGACCGCCTTTGAAGTATTTGTCAACCAGATGGGCCTCTGGTGGCCCGCTTCCGGGCACAATGATGACTGCCCGATGGTCAAAGTCGGCCTGGAAGCTAAAGCCGGCGGCCGCTGGATCGGCTACAACAGTGACGGTAAAGAACGCGATCTCGGTAAAGTGCTGATCTATGAACCTTACACGCTGTTTGCACTCGACTGGCAGACAGATGCCAACTTCCAATATAACCCGGAACTGCATAGCGAGGTAAGGGTGGAGTTTATCCCCGAAGGTCCGAAAAGCACCCGCGTCACCTTAACGCATAAAGACCTCAATGTATTAGGTGATCTGCAAAACGCGGCCGACATCAACGAAGGCTGGAGCGATGTACTGGCAGTCTATCAGCAATTTGCTACCAATTACACCACCCGTATTCAGGTAAACGCCAACCCGCAGGAAGCCGAAAAAGCGATCAGTCAGGTAGCCGGCTGGTGGGCGAAAAACTTTGAGGGAAGCGCCGCAAAGCTGCGCGACCAGTTTACTGTTCGTTTCGGCGAAACTTTTGTGGATTTTGAGATCGCTGATCTGATCCCGGGCGATACCATCGTTTGGGAAGTGAAAGATTGCTTCTTGCACTGGCAGGCAGACAAAACTGAATGGAACGGTACCCGTGTCGTCTGGGAACTCATCCCCGAAAATAACGGCACAAAAATCATTATGACCCATATCGGCCTGACGCCGGAAGTAGAATGTTATGAAAACTGCCGCACCGGTTGGACGGAACACATTAACCAAAGCATGCATAATTTCATCAACACGGGTAAGGGTGAACCACAATAA